A DNA window from Akkermansiaceae bacterium contains the following coding sequences:
- a CDS encoding lamin tail domain-containing protein: protein MARGHFISGWIPVSISPAGNVTGAMLGLLLAAQAARGEIVINEFHPKPEDDHDLEEFVELHNTGAAAVDVSGWRLANAVTFTIPAGTNISAGGYLVVAMNPAAITARFSVGAVGPWSGKLNSTGEMIELRDAGGALRDSVGYKFGFPWPSMIDGEGASAELIHPGLDNSEGSAWRASGAPAGMGAYVPAAPTPGARNSIYKPLEQTPPAISQVSHQPLQPVSGQPVTVTATVQDPDGVGPVTLEYQVVEPGSYIRISDAAYATGWVPVTMTHQGGGVHSVVVPGTVQANRRLVRYRIVFEDTPGNRSRAPFADDAQPNFAWYVYDGLPEWKGALRPSTVIPANPTPLQTFSPATLSSVPVYTLITTGTDVLNSQYNTSFREVRMRGTMVVDGVVYENIEYRNRGQFSTYQSGKNKWRFYFNPGRDLAAKNHFGVPYAETWGGFSANANASPWVPVNRGSAGMEEAMSLKAHTLAGGLAPHTHYYHFRVVRNAVETPAAGTMVGDPVSTGGTIDGQYAGDFWGLYLAVEKVGGGFLDERGLPDGNIYKIELNEGDPETVLPGFPLDANDWKAFRDTSSKTIPTAAWWRANMDMESYYTFHSLNRLLGNIDLRPGENHLFYHRSTDNRWVPIPWDMDMMFIAKTHKPGTIDQHRAVVYHPELALEFRNRAREILDLLASDADPAGGQMGQLVDEYRQILAPPGTTDNWANADAAMWNLHPRTKGTVVTATGLGGTSGSENHRGNFFRSPLDSIHDGGTWTRWLRDPAFSGTAGFDDMAKYFLDYATDTWPGGNWAANNGRQQGYGYQYLLKESLDAAIPSRPVITYTGEPGHPVDALRFTSSAYAGTNAHAETQWRIARISAPGVAGYTAAEGRKYEVTPSWTAAGTGMALEAPVSAVTVGKTYRVRVRHRDTTGRWSHWSAPAQLVAGSPVSTLVHYWNFNPQVLADALAPTHGTGGSISTTPGATTAFLTDTGQDFQGANAKDPDRDGTPDAAGRHLRVNNPIGSAVVFRLPTTGYKDVSATVETRRSGSGAGTQAWSYTVDGTTFLPLRQVTVPDGTPVVVEFDLRQIDGARDNALFALKVEFSAGTGGAGGNNRFDNFALAGIPLSPAPGGYAAWAAMAFTEEELGDPAVSAWDRDADGDGRPNFMEYALCTLPKHGDAPGMVLEWSMDGPTRRPGLEFTRPLDATGLTYELMSSDDLVDWTVAATSPVSTVNLAATARVLFRDPESDDKAGRRFLRLRVRYAP from the coding sequence TCCGGCGGCGATCACGGCACGCTTCTCCGTGGGCGCGGTGGGGCCGTGGAGCGGGAAGCTGAACTCCACGGGGGAGATGATCGAGCTGCGCGATGCGGGCGGCGCGCTGAGGGACAGCGTGGGCTACAAGTTCGGCTTTCCATGGCCGAGCATGATCGACGGCGAGGGTGCGTCCGCGGAGCTGATCCACCCGGGGCTGGACAACTCCGAGGGGAGCGCGTGGCGGGCGTCCGGCGCACCGGCGGGGATGGGTGCATATGTGCCGGCAGCGCCGACGCCGGGGGCACGCAACAGCATTTACAAACCGCTGGAACAGACGCCTCCGGCGATCTCCCAGGTGTCCCACCAGCCGCTGCAGCCCGTGTCCGGCCAGCCGGTGACGGTGACGGCGACGGTGCAGGACCCGGATGGCGTGGGGCCGGTGACGCTGGAGTACCAGGTGGTGGAGCCGGGTTCCTACATCCGCATCTCCGACGCGGCGTATGCGACGGGCTGGGTGCCGGTGACGATGACGCACCAGGGCGGCGGGGTCCACAGCGTGGTGGTGCCGGGCACGGTGCAGGCGAACCGCAGGCTGGTGCGCTACCGCATCGTCTTCGAGGACACGCCGGGGAACCGTTCGCGCGCGCCCTTCGCGGATGACGCGCAGCCGAACTTCGCGTGGTATGTGTATGACGGTCTGCCGGAGTGGAAGGGGGCGCTGCGTCCGTCCACGGTCATCCCCGCGAACCCAACACCGCTGCAGACGTTCTCCCCGGCCACGCTGTCCTCCGTCCCGGTCTATACGCTCATCACGACGGGCACGGATGTACTAAACTCCCAGTACAACACGTCCTTCCGCGAGGTGAGGATGCGCGGGACGATGGTGGTGGACGGGGTGGTTTATGAAAACATCGAGTACCGGAACCGGGGGCAGTTCTCCACCTACCAGTCCGGAAAGAACAAGTGGCGGTTCTACTTCAACCCGGGGCGCGACCTGGCGGCGAAGAACCATTTCGGCGTGCCGTATGCGGAGACATGGGGCGGCTTTTCCGCGAACGCGAACGCGAGCCCGTGGGTGCCGGTGAACCGCGGGAGCGCGGGCATGGAGGAGGCGATGTCGCTGAAGGCGCACACGCTGGCGGGGGGACTGGCACCGCACACGCACTACTACCATTTCCGCGTGGTGAGGAACGCGGTGGAAACGCCCGCCGCGGGGACGATGGTGGGCGACCCGGTGTCCACGGGCGGCACCATCGACGGGCAATACGCGGGCGATTTCTGGGGCCTCTACCTGGCGGTGGAGAAGGTGGGCGGCGGATTCCTGGATGAACGCGGGCTGCCGGACGGGAACATCTACAAGATCGAGCTGAACGAGGGCGACCCGGAGACGGTGCTGCCCGGCTTCCCGCTGGATGCGAATGACTGGAAGGCGTTCCGCGACACGTCCAGCAAGACGATCCCGACGGCGGCGTGGTGGCGGGCGAACATGGACATGGAGAGCTACTACACGTTCCACTCGCTGAACCGCCTGCTGGGCAACATCGACCTGCGGCCGGGTGAGAACCACCTGTTCTACCACCGCTCCACGGACAACCGGTGGGTGCCCATCCCGTGGGACATGGACATGATGTTCATCGCGAAGACGCACAAGCCGGGCACGATCGACCAGCACCGGGCGGTGGTCTATCACCCGGAGCTGGCGCTGGAGTTCCGGAACCGGGCGCGGGAGATCCTGGACCTGCTGGCGTCCGACGCGGATCCGGCGGGCGGGCAGATGGGCCAACTGGTGGATGAGTACCGGCAGATCCTGGCACCACCGGGGACGACGGACAACTGGGCGAACGCGGACGCGGCGATGTGGAACCTGCACCCGCGGACGAAGGGGACGGTCGTGACGGCGACGGGGCTGGGCGGGACGAGCGGCTCCGAGAACCACCGGGGAAATTTCTTCCGCTCGCCGCTGGACTCCATCCATGACGGGGGGACGTGGACGCGCTGGCTGCGCGACCCGGCGTTCAGCGGCACGGCCGGATTCGACGACATGGCGAAGTACTTCCTGGACTACGCGACGGACACGTGGCCCGGGGGGAACTGGGCGGCGAACAACGGCAGGCAGCAGGGATACGGCTACCAGTATCTGCTGAAGGAGTCGCTGGACGCGGCGATCCCGTCGCGCCCGGTGATCACCTACACGGGGGAGCCGGGGCACCCGGTGGATGCTCTGCGTTTCACCTCATCCGCGTATGCGGGGACGAACGCACACGCGGAGACGCAGTGGAGGATCGCCCGCATTTCCGCGCCGGGGGTGGCGGGCTACACGGCGGCGGAGGGCAGGAAATACGAGGTCACCCCGTCCTGGACGGCGGCGGGCACGGGCATGGCTCTGGAGGCGCCGGTGTCCGCGGTGACGGTAGGGAAAACGTACCGCGTGAGGGTGAGGCACCGCGATACGACGGGCCGCTGGTCCCACTGGTCCGCACCGGCGCAACTGGTGGCGGGCAGCCCGGTGTCCACGCTGGTGCACTACTGGAACTTCAACCCGCAGGTGCTGGCGGATGCGCTGGCGCCAACGCACGGCACGGGTGGTTCCATCTCCACGACGCCGGGCGCGACGACGGCATTCCTGACGGACACGGGACAGGATTTCCAGGGCGCAAACGCGAAGGACCCGGACAGGGACGGCACGCCGGATGCGGCGGGACGGCACCTGCGGGTGAACAACCCCATCGGCTCGGCCGTGGTGTTCCGCCTGCCGACGACGGGCTACAAGGACGTGTCCGCGACGGTGGAGACGCGACGGTCCGGCTCCGGCGCGGGGACGCAGGCGTGGAGCTACACGGTGGACGGCACGACCTTTCTGCCGCTGCGGCAGGTGACGGTGCCGGACGGCACTCCGGTGGTGGTGGAGTTCGACCTGAGGCAGATCGACGGTGCGCGGGACAACGCGTTGTTCGCGCTGAAGGTGGAGTTCTCCGCAGGCACGGGCGGCGCGGGTGGGAACAACCGCTTCGACAACTTCGCGCTGGCGGGCATACCCCTCTCCCCCGCCCCGGGCGGCTACGCGGCGTGGGCGGCGATGGCTTTCACGGAGGAGGAACTGGGCGACCCGGCGGTGTCCGCGTGGGACCGGGATGCGGACGGGGATGGCAGGCCGAACTTCATGGAATACGCGCTGTGCACGCTGCCGAAACACGGCGACGCGCCGGGGATGGTGCTGGAGTGGTCCATGGACGGCCCCACCCGCAGGCCGGGGCTGGAGTTCACCCGCCCGCTGGACGCCACCGGCCTGACCTACGAGCTGATGTCGAGCGATGACCTGGTGGACTGGACGGTGGCGGCCACCTCACCGGTGTCCACGGTGAACCTGGCGGCGACGGCGCGCGTGCTGTTCCGCGATCCGGAGTCCGATGACAAGGCGGGCCGCCGCTTCCTGAGGCTGAGGGTGAGGTATGCGCCGTGA
- a CDS encoding zeta toxin family protein yields the protein MFTAGGIAAGKSSVVNDEVIAAQDLVYDATLRETGWAIRNIEKALENGWEVQIVYVQRPIELAMQGAVDRAGQQGRSFPLADLPAAHRDAQRSIIEIAKRFEGNENVRIGYWLNAGTQGEKATKLSLHEIDKGGKYSYEHISHVTDARRTESLARSYEESDSERIRTASRGAVLDAFQRAVGRKDLSREVLSGLAGKDPELQRILKESGR from the coding sequence ATGTTCACCGCCGGAGGCATCGCGGCGGGGAAAAGTTCGGTCGTCAACGACGAGGTGATCGCGGCGCAGGACCTGGTCTATGACGCGACGCTCCGCGAAACCGGTTGGGCGATCCGTAACATCGAGAAAGCGCTCGAAAACGGGTGGGAAGTACAGATTGTTTATGTACAACGCCCGATTGAGTTGGCCATGCAGGGTGCTGTTGATCGGGCCGGGCAACAGGGACGCTCTTTTCCTCTTGCAGATCTCCCCGCCGCCCACCGCGACGCGCAGAGAAGCATCATCGAAATCGCCAAGCGGTTTGAGGGGAATGAAAACGTGAGGATCGGTTACTGGTTGAATGCTGGCACCCAAGGCGAGAAAGCAACCAAACTCTCATTGCATGAAATTGACAAAGGAGGAAAATACTCATATGAACACATCAGCCATGTCACTGACGCCAGAAGAACGGAAAGCTTGGCACGAAGCTACGAGGAAAGCGATTCTGAACGCATTCGGACCGCATCACGTGGAGCAGTCCTCGACGCCTTCCAGCGAGCAGTCGGAAGAAAAGACCTTTCCCGCGAAGTCCTCTCCGGACTCGCCGGAAAAGACCCGGAACTCCAGCGCATCCTGAAGGAGAGCGGGAGGTGA
- a CDS encoding suppressor of fused domain protein, with amino-acid sequence MNRIEAIKQHYLDNWRSDPESSLFDKGPVRELPAGFRVLLFPPRAGREMWTYATCGMSSPSDESQMELHIFSPKQSESIVEILHALAHFHHNKIQCNLWHTVNFGRPWLESSICSFGLISLPYLDGPALENFEYEDSTIKFYWLIPVTKSEVDFKRTAGIEALEEKFEDANLAYWDPSRSSLV; translated from the coding sequence ATGAACAGGATTGAAGCCATCAAACAACATTACCTCGATAATTGGCGGAGTGATCCGGAATCAAGCCTGTTCGACAAAGGTCCGGTCCGTGAGCTTCCAGCGGGATTCAGAGTGCTGCTGTTTCCGCCGCGTGCTGGGCGCGAGATGTGGACGTATGCTACTTGCGGCATGTCATCACCATCTGACGAAAGTCAGATGGAATTACACATTTTTAGCCCAAAGCAATCCGAGAGCATAGTTGAAATATTGCACGCTTTGGCCCACTTCCATCACAATAAGATCCAGTGCAATCTATGGCATACAGTCAATTTCGGGCGCCCCTGGCTGGAATCATCGATATGCTCCTTCGGGCTTATATCTTTACCTTATCTCGATGGACCTGCGTTGGAGAATTTTGAATACGAAGATAGCACTATCAAGTTTTACTGGCTGATACCCGTTACCAAATCGGAGGTGGATTTCAAAAGGACGGCGGGAATCGAAGCCTTGGAAGAAAAATTCGAAGACGCCAACCTTGCTTACTGGGATCCCTCCAGATCAAGTTTGGTGTGA